Proteins from a genomic interval of Caulobacter rhizosphaerae:
- a CDS encoding TonB-dependent receptor domain-containing protein, translated as MRSRLARLDLLAGAATVAVLSVVAGAPAAFAQQVATAEEPATLDAVVVTGSRIKRPNLVSASPMTVVGDDEIKYQGATSIESVLNRLPQFTADSNENGSNGSDGTARVNLRNMGSSRVLVLVDGQRMLPAETADVNFIPSALVERVDVVTGGASAVYGSDAVSGVVNFILKKDLNGLRLDAQYGIAQHRNDNDYPRSLITAAGYKLPERSVTDGARTDINLAFGVNTPDGKGNVSFYVGYRELKPVTQDTRDYSACGLNLAGDRNNALVCGGSSNNEYGLFTLLSGPNAGQTLNNTKDGNKTWVPYNSSFLYNYAPTNYIQRSDSRYTAGAFGHYEISKAADVYGSFMFMDDHTFSQAAPSALFQGTTFKINCNNPLMSASQAATLCGSAAGTDVSQDTFIGYRLTGPGSSPRRDDLRHTDYRINLGSRGEIAPGWSYDAGFLYSQVVLDESYKNNVDNAKATKALQVVSVNGTPTCKSVVDGTDPNCVPIDVFKYQGLSAAAYKYLYAPTYTHGVQREKVLSANVNGDLGQYGLKSPWADDGAAVALGVEHRREELKFEADALAQAGGTKENNGAFSVTEAYGEMDLPLVQDAPFIKSLSVNAGYRTSKYDYLDKRVSTYKVELQYAPSADIRFRASYNRAVRAANISELFAPQGLGNVAAVDPCAGATPTASAAACALTGVTAAQYGKIPECPAETCVTQGGGNPDLKPEVADTRTAGVVLTPRFLPGFSMSLDYFDIYVDQYIGSVDAPTVINQCIQTSNPYFCSLFHRDPASGVLFGDRGYIVATNQNTGFLQTSGLDVTGNYRFDLSALTKGGDWGSLDFSFVGTYLNSRKIEQLPGLGAYNCKGLFGPTCGQPNPAWRHQLRTTWSLPWIPATVSVNWRYFGGTNLSSNDSNPFLQGDHVEINRKIKAYSYVDLAANWKVREQLSLRAGMNNAFDKDPPVIAAGLLSSFGNGNTYPGVYDPMGRTLFVGLTMDF; from the coding sequence ATGCGCAGCAGATTGGCGCGCCTTGACCTCCTGGCGGGCGCCGCGACTGTCGCGGTCCTGTCAGTCGTCGCAGGGGCTCCGGCCGCCTTCGCCCAGCAGGTCGCCACGGCCGAAGAGCCGGCGACGCTGGACGCGGTGGTGGTGACGGGATCGCGGATCAAGCGGCCCAACCTGGTCTCGGCCAGCCCGATGACCGTCGTCGGCGACGACGAGATCAAGTACCAGGGCGCCACCTCGATCGAGAGCGTGCTGAACCGCCTGCCCCAGTTCACCGCCGATTCCAACGAGAACGGCTCGAACGGCTCGGACGGCACGGCCCGGGTGAACCTGCGCAACATGGGCTCCAGCCGCGTGCTGGTGCTGGTCGACGGTCAGCGGATGCTGCCGGCCGAGACCGCCGACGTGAACTTCATCCCCAGCGCCCTGGTGGAGCGGGTGGACGTGGTGACCGGCGGCGCCTCGGCGGTCTACGGCTCCGACGCCGTGTCCGGCGTCGTCAACTTCATCCTCAAGAAAGACCTCAACGGTCTGCGGCTGGACGCCCAGTACGGCATCGCCCAGCACCGCAACGACAACGACTATCCCCGGTCCCTGATCACCGCGGCGGGCTACAAGCTGCCGGAGCGGTCGGTCACCGACGGGGCGCGGACCGACATCAACCTGGCCTTCGGCGTGAACACGCCGGACGGCAAGGGCAATGTCAGCTTCTATGTCGGCTATCGCGAACTCAAGCCGGTCACCCAGGACACCCGCGACTACTCGGCCTGCGGCCTGAACCTGGCCGGGGACCGCAACAACGCCCTGGTCTGCGGCGGCTCCAGCAACAACGAGTACGGCCTGTTCACCCTGCTCAGCGGCCCCAACGCCGGACAGACGCTGAACAACACCAAGGACGGCAACAAGACCTGGGTCCCGTACAACAGCTCATTCCTCTACAACTACGCGCCCACCAACTACATCCAGCGCTCGGACAGCCGCTACACGGCCGGCGCCTTCGGGCACTACGAGATCAGCAAGGCCGCCGACGTCTACGGCAGCTTCATGTTCATGGACGACCACACCTTCTCGCAGGCGGCGCCGTCCGCCCTGTTCCAGGGGACGACGTTCAAGATCAACTGCAACAATCCGCTGATGTCGGCCTCCCAGGCCGCGACGCTCTGCGGTTCGGCCGCCGGCACGGACGTCAGCCAGGACACCTTCATCGGCTACCGGCTGACCGGGCCGGGCAGCTCGCCGCGGCGCGACGACCTGCGCCACACCGACTATCGGATCAACCTGGGCTCGCGCGGCGAGATCGCGCCGGGCTGGAGCTACGACGCCGGCTTCCTCTACTCCCAGGTCGTGCTCGACGAGAGCTACAAGAACAATGTCGACAACGCCAAGGCCACCAAGGCCCTGCAGGTGGTCAGCGTCAACGGGACGCCGACCTGCAAGTCGGTGGTCGACGGCACCGATCCGAACTGCGTGCCGATCGACGTCTTCAAGTACCAGGGCCTCAGCGCGGCGGCCTACAAGTACCTCTACGCCCCGACCTACACCCATGGCGTCCAGCGCGAGAAGGTGCTGAGCGCGAACGTGAACGGTGACCTGGGCCAGTACGGGCTCAAGAGCCCGTGGGCCGACGACGGCGCGGCCGTGGCCCTGGGCGTCGAGCATCGCCGCGAGGAGCTGAAGTTCGAGGCCGACGCCCTGGCCCAGGCGGGCGGGACCAAGGAGAACAACGGGGCGTTCAGCGTCACCGAAGCCTATGGCGAAATGGACCTGCCGCTGGTCCAGGACGCGCCGTTCATCAAGAGCCTGTCGGTCAACGCCGGCTATCGGACCTCCAAGTACGACTATCTCGACAAGCGGGTCTCGACCTACAAGGTCGAGCTGCAGTACGCCCCGAGCGCCGACATCCGGTTCCGCGCCAGCTACAACCGCGCGGTGCGGGCGGCCAATATCAGCGAGCTGTTCGCGCCTCAGGGCCTGGGCAATGTCGCGGCGGTGGACCCCTGCGCCGGGGCCACGCCGACGGCGTCGGCCGCGGCCTGCGCCCTGACCGGCGTCACCGCCGCCCAGTACGGCAAGATCCCGGAATGCCCGGCCGAGACCTGCGTCACCCAGGGCGGCGGCAATCCCGACCTGAAGCCGGAAGTGGCCGACACCCGCACCGCCGGCGTCGTCCTGACCCCGCGCTTCCTGCCCGGCTTCTCGATGTCGCTCGACTATTTCGACATCTATGTCGACCAGTACATCGGCTCGGTCGACGCCCCGACCGTGATCAACCAGTGCATCCAGACCAGCAATCCGTACTTCTGCAGCCTGTTCCACCGCGACCCGGCCTCGGGCGTGCTGTTCGGCGATCGTGGCTACATCGTCGCCACCAACCAGAACACCGGCTTCCTGCAGACCTCGGGCCTGGACGTGACCGGCAACTATCGCTTCGACCTGTCGGCCCTGACCAAGGGCGGCGACTGGGGCTCGCTCGACTTCAGCTTCGTGGGCACCTACCTCAACAGCCGCAAGATCGAGCAGCTGCCGGGCCTGGGCGCCTATAACTGCAAGGGCCTGTTCGGTCCGACCTGCGGCCAGCCCAACCCGGCCTGGCGCCACCAGCTGCGCACGACCTGGAGCCTGCCGTGGATCCCGGCCACGGTCTCGGTCAACTGGCGCTATTTCGGCGGGACCAACCTGTCCAGCAACGACAGCAACCCGTTCCTGCAGGGCGACCACGTCGAGATCAACCGCAAGATCAAGGCCTACAGCTACGTCGACCTGGCGGCCAACTGGAAGGTGCGCGAACAGCTGTCCCTGCGGGCCGGCATGAACAACGCCTTCGACAAGGATCCGCCGGTGATCGCCGCCGGCCTGCTCAGCTCGTTCGGCAACGGCAACACCTATCCGGGCGTCTACGACCCGATGGGCCGGACCCTGTTCGTCGGCCTGACGATGGACTTCTGA
- a CDS encoding glycoside hydrolase family 2 TIM barrel-domain containing protein: MRRVLLAGFASFGLLTAAHADDGPRVQPVQVDASRPDWENPAVFARGKLAASATHFAFESREAALAGDMTRSARYQSLDGPWSFSFSPSSDAVPEGFEKPDYDVSRWKTIKVPALWQTEGYDQPRYNNITYPFPANRPLIPHATNPVGSYRRSFEIPAGWSGQAVILHIGAAGSAYQVWVNGVEAGYSEDSKLPSEFDVTKLLKPGQPNIVAIQVHRWSDGSYLEDQDFWRVSGIERSVYLKAVPKAAASDLFVHAGLDKAYKDGVLSTDVALAARDKPVTVRMTLLDGDKTVLTKEAKVAAGAAKAQTLSASVPGVKAWTAETPNLYTLLVEVLDAQGGVIQATPQRIGFRTVEIRSGRVAVNGKPIVIRGVNRHEHDPETFHVISEASMRRDIELMKRNNINAVRTSHYPNAELWYALADEYGLYVMDEADIESHAYMDYANKHPELRPKLQIGFDPAWEQAHVSRVLNMVERDKNHPSVIFWSLGNEAGIGPNFEKAAAAARKRDPSRLISYLGWGTLDWEHEPNAFVDIYAPMYDDIEKMVDWAKDPTRTQPMIQCEYSHMQGNSGGNFKDYWDTIYQYDKLQGGFIWDWVDQSMYRYTKDGRRYWGDGGEYGPNPGGDVEFGDGLNQPDRTPNPHLYEVQKVLSPIQFGAFDPATGKVTVTNRHDFRDLSGFDFDWTLEENGVAIASGQLPALKTAARGVEDVVLPLPKIPAKPGAEYFVTVRAKAKAGAVPLTPAGYTVGWEQFAVSATPAPAVARSGAVSLAETGAAITASAAGATLTIDKTTGLVEAYAKDGLVLAKGGQPNFFRAETDNDTLNGIVSQQRPWQAMTQVRQLRGLTSRKTDAGVEIVVDYALGAGAARFVTTYTMAGDGSVAVAGELTPLKDDLPPPVRVGLWFTAPTSLKTVEWYGRGPHESYVDRYTSAPIGLWRGAIAEQNHDYMRPQDTGNKIDVRWMELSGGGAGLKVTGEKPLMMNALAFPYQDLYRRAPGAWKSTDIVPHGEVTLLVDSAQWGVGGDTAWNHVGLPHMKYRTRLEPTRVAFRLEPFSGEGSQPDKARPARATEVQ; the protein is encoded by the coding sequence ATGCGACGGGTTCTATTGGCGGGTTTCGCCTCGTTCGGACTGCTGACGGCGGCGCACGCCGACGACGGCCCCCGCGTTCAGCCGGTGCAGGTGGATGCGTCGCGTCCGGACTGGGAGAACCCGGCGGTGTTCGCGCGGGGCAAGCTGGCGGCCAGCGCCACGCACTTTGCGTTCGAGAGCCGCGAGGCGGCCCTGGCCGGCGACATGACCCGCTCGGCGCGCTACCAGTCGCTGGACGGGCCGTGGTCGTTCAGCTTTTCGCCGTCGTCGGACGCGGTTCCCGAAGGTTTCGAGAAGCCGGACTATGACGTCTCCAGATGGAAGACCATCAAGGTCCCGGCCCTGTGGCAGACCGAAGGCTATGACCAGCCGCGCTACAACAACATCACCTATCCGTTCCCGGCCAACCGGCCGCTGATCCCCCACGCCACCAATCCGGTCGGCTCGTATCGGCGCAGCTTTGAGATCCCGGCCGGCTGGAGCGGCCAGGCCGTGATCCTGCACATCGGCGCGGCCGGCTCGGCCTACCAGGTGTGGGTCAACGGCGTGGAGGCCGGCTATTCGGAAGACTCCAAGCTGCCCAGCGAGTTCGACGTCACCAAGCTGCTCAAGCCGGGCCAGCCCAACATCGTCGCCATCCAGGTCCACCGCTGGTCGGATGGCTCCTACCTGGAGGACCAGGACTTCTGGCGGGTCTCGGGCATCGAGCGCTCGGTCTATCTGAAGGCCGTGCCCAAGGCCGCGGCCAGCGACCTGTTCGTCCATGCCGGCCTGGACAAGGCCTACAAGGACGGGGTGCTGTCGACCGACGTGGCCCTGGCGGCCCGCGACAAGCCGGTGACCGTGCGCATGACCCTGCTGGACGGCGACAAGACCGTCCTGACCAAGGAAGCCAAGGTCGCGGCCGGCGCGGCCAAGGCCCAGACCCTGTCGGCCAGCGTGCCGGGGGTGAAGGCCTGGACGGCCGAGACGCCCAACCTCTACACCCTGCTGGTCGAGGTGCTGGACGCCCAGGGCGGCGTCATCCAGGCCACGCCGCAGCGGATCGGTTTCCGCACCGTGGAGATCAGGAGCGGCCGGGTGGCGGTCAACGGCAAGCCGATCGTCATCCGCGGCGTCAATCGCCACGAGCACGATCCGGAGACCTTCCACGTGATCTCCGAGGCCAGCATGCGCCGCGACATCGAGCTGATGAAGCGCAACAACATCAACGCCGTGCGCACCTCCCACTATCCCAACGCCGAGCTGTGGTACGCCCTGGCCGACGAGTACGGCCTCTATGTGATGGACGAGGCCGACATCGAGAGCCACGCCTATATGGACTACGCCAACAAGCATCCGGAGCTGCGGCCCAAGCTGCAGATCGGCTTCGACCCGGCCTGGGAGCAGGCCCATGTCAGCCGGGTGCTCAACATGGTCGAGCGCGACAAGAACCACCCCTCGGTGATCTTCTGGTCGCTGGGCAACGAGGCGGGCATCGGACCCAATTTCGAGAAGGCCGCCGCCGCCGCCCGCAAGCGCGATCCTAGCCGCCTGATTTCCTATCTCGGCTGGGGCACGCTGGACTGGGAGCACGAGCCCAACGCCTTCGTCGACATCTACGCCCCCATGTACGACGACATCGAGAAGATGGTCGACTGGGCCAAGGATCCGACCCGCACCCAGCCGATGATCCAGTGCGAATATTCGCACATGCAGGGCAATTCGGGCGGCAACTTCAAGGACTACTGGGACACCATCTACCAGTACGACAAGCTGCAAGGCGGCTTCATCTGGGACTGGGTGGACCAGTCGATGTACCGCTACACCAAGGACGGCCGGCGCTATTGGGGCGACGGCGGCGAATACGGACCCAATCCCGGCGGCGACGTCGAGTTCGGCGACGGCCTCAACCAGCCGGACCGCACGCCCAACCCGCACCTGTACGAGGTGCAGAAGGTGCTTTCCCCGATCCAGTTCGGCGCCTTCGACCCGGCGACCGGCAAGGTGACGGTGACCAACCGCCACGACTTCCGGGACCTGTCGGGTTTCGACTTCGACTGGACGCTGGAGGAGAACGGCGTGGCGATCGCCTCGGGCCAGCTGCCGGCCTTGAAGACCGCCGCGCGGGGCGTGGAGGACGTCGTCCTGCCGCTGCCGAAGATCCCGGCCAAGCCCGGCGCGGAGTACTTCGTCACCGTGCGCGCGAAGGCCAAGGCCGGCGCCGTGCCGTTGACCCCGGCCGGCTACACGGTCGGCTGGGAGCAGTTCGCCGTCTCGGCGACCCCGGCTCCTGCGGTCGCCCGCTCGGGCGCGGTGTCGCTGGCCGAGACTGGCGCGGCGATCACCGCCTCGGCCGCCGGCGCCACCCTGACCATCGACAAGACCACCGGCCTGGTCGAGGCCTACGCCAAGGACGGCCTCGTCCTGGCCAAGGGCGGCCAGCCCAACTTCTTCCGCGCCGAGACCGACAACGACACCCTGAACGGCATCGTCTCCCAGCAACGGCCCTGGCAGGCGATGACCCAGGTCCGCCAACTGCGCGGCCTGACCTCGCGCAAGACCGACGCCGGGGTCGAGATCGTCGTCGACTACGCCCTGGGGGCCGGGGCGGCGCGGTTTGTCACGACCTACACCATGGCCGGGGACGGCTCTGTCGCCGTCGCCGGCGAGCTGACCCCGCTGAAGGACGACCTGCCGCCGCCGGTGCGGGTGGGCCTGTGGTTCACCGCGCCGACCAGCCTGAAGACCGTCGAGTGGTACGGCCGCGGTCCGCACGAATCCTATGTCGACCGCTACACCTCGGCCCCGATCGGCCTCTGGCGCGGGGCCATCGCCGAGCAGAACCACGACTACATGCGGCCCCAGGACACCGGCAACAAGATCGACGTCCGCTGGATGGAACTGAGCGGCGGCGGCGCGGGCCTGAAGGTCACCGGCGAAAAGCCGCTGATGATGAACGCCCTGGCCTTCCCCTACCAGGACCTCTACCGCCGCGCGCCGGGGGCGTGGAAGTCCACCGACATCGTCCCGCACGGCGAGGTCACTCTGCTGGTCGACTCGGCCCAGTGGGGCGTGGGCGGCGACACGGCCTGGAACCATGTCGGCCTGCCGCACATGAAGTACCGCACCCGGCTGGAGCCGACCCGCGTCGCCTTCCGCCTGGAGCCGTTCAGCGGCGAGGGGAGCCAGCCTGACAAGGCGCGTCCGGCCCGGGCGACCGAGGTCCAGTGA
- a CDS encoding tryptophan halogenase family protein: MLTETSRDGGPLTRIAIIGGGAAGWMAAAALARVLGPRGPAIILIESEEIGIVGVGEATIPPIRAFNAMIGLDEDVFVRETKGTFKLGIEFVDWRQRGHRYFHPFGVYGPDFGPTPFEGAWRRLRQVGLGQPLETYSICAQAAAAGRFARPQPGAGPLSQLAYAFHFDAALYAKLLRAHAEAAGVVRREGKVAAVNLRSGDGFVESVTMEDGERIAADLFLDCTGFRALLIGQALESPFEDWARWLPNDRAVAVPSANAGPPAPYTRSTAREAGWQWRIPLQHRTGNGYVFSSRHVSEDEATATLLAHLDGEPLAEPRVLRFQAGRRPAGWVKNVVALGLASGFLEPLESTSIHLIQVGIARLLEMLPTRAFEPADARRYNRLMATEFNSVRDFLILHFHATERRDTPYWEQLAGMSVPDSLLERLRIYRATGRVFRESDELFTKTSWLAVLDGQGPEVEGVEPLAEGLPLDQVEARLARIAEATAQAVRRMPAQADFIRAHGQAGAPVAV; this comes from the coding sequence ATGCTGACCGAAACTTCGCGGGACGGCGGGCCACTGACCCGCATCGCCATCATCGGGGGCGGCGCCGCCGGCTGGATGGCCGCCGCGGCCTTGGCGCGCGTGCTCGGCCCTCGAGGCCCGGCGATCATCCTGATCGAATCCGAGGAGATCGGCATCGTCGGGGTCGGCGAGGCGACCATCCCGCCCATCCGCGCCTTCAACGCCATGATCGGTCTGGACGAGGACGTCTTCGTCCGCGAGACCAAGGGCACGTTCAAGCTGGGCATCGAGTTCGTCGACTGGCGCCAGCGCGGCCACCGCTATTTCCACCCGTTCGGAGTCTATGGCCCCGACTTCGGTCCCACGCCGTTCGAAGGCGCCTGGCGAAGGCTGCGCCAGGTTGGCCTGGGCCAGCCGCTGGAGACCTATTCGATCTGCGCCCAGGCTGCAGCGGCCGGGCGCTTCGCTCGTCCCCAGCCGGGCGCCGGCCCCCTGTCGCAACTGGCCTACGCCTTCCATTTCGACGCGGCCCTCTACGCCAAGCTGCTGCGCGCCCACGCCGAGGCGGCCGGGGTCGTCCGCCGCGAAGGCAAGGTGGCCGCCGTCAACCTGCGAAGCGGCGACGGCTTCGTCGAGTCGGTGACGATGGAGGACGGCGAGCGGATCGCCGCCGACCTGTTCCTGGATTGCACGGGATTCCGCGCCCTGCTGATCGGCCAGGCGCTGGAGAGCCCGTTCGAGGACTGGGCGCGCTGGCTGCCCAACGACCGGGCCGTGGCCGTTCCGTCCGCCAACGCTGGCCCCCCGGCCCCTTACACCCGCTCGACCGCCCGCGAGGCCGGCTGGCAGTGGCGCATTCCGCTGCAGCACCGCACCGGCAACGGCTATGTCTTTTCCAGCCGCCATGTCTCCGAGGACGAGGCGACCGCCACCCTGCTGGCCCATCTCGACGGCGAGCCCCTGGCCGAGCCCCGGGTTCTGCGCTTCCAGGCCGGCCGCCGTCCGGCCGGCTGGGTCAAGAACGTCGTGGCCCTGGGCCTGGCCAGCGGCTTTCTGGAGCCGCTGGAATCCACCAGCATCCACCTGATCCAGGTCGGCATCGCCCGGCTGCTGGAAATGCTGCCGACCCGCGCCTTCGAACCCGCCGACGCCCGCCGCTACAACCGGCTGATGGCGACCGAGTTTAACAGCGTGCGCGACTTCCTGATCCTGCACTTCCACGCCACCGAACGACGCGACACGCCCTACTGGGAGCAGCTGGCCGGGATGTCCGTTCCCGACAGCCTGCTCGAGCGGCTGCGCATCTATCGCGCGACGGGCCGGGTGTTCCGCGAGAGCGACGAGCTCTTCACCAAGACCAGCTGGCTGGCGGTGCTGGACGGACAGGGGCCTGAGGTCGAGGGCGTCGAGCCGCTGGCCGAGGGCCTGCCGCTCGACCAGGTCGAAGCGCGGCTGGCGCGGATCGCCGAAGCGACGGCCCAGGCCGTCCGGCGGATGCCCGCCCAGGCCGACTTCATCCGCGCCCATGGCCAGGCCGGCGCGCCGGTGGCGGTTTGA
- a CDS encoding TonB-dependent receptor, whose amino-acid sequence MRGIQFRLMVSASVAALGVCAAAGSATAQAAGGSTAQAPSDTAAVSEIVVTGVRASLRSAQAIKRNADQVVDSIQAQDIGKLPDANTTEALQRVTGVQIQRRYGEGATDFDHRTQPAIAIRGLTQVQNFLDGRAVYSASGGRAFDLEGVPPELLAGADVYKNAPANIIEGGVGGAVNLRTRKPFDSPDRVLSATFRGNYYDRVRKNGGSISGLYSDRFDTSIGEVGVLLNAVLSKSRYRQDGLLAGPFDTVAPGSIANGPANAQVPYGFEIYDDTGDRKRLGIAAAVQWRPSDDLLLTAQYQRTKYWFNRTGAYYYDFNNRSNVRDANGNVTSYGTDPLPGAAFTFNDEGYATKGSLQNQTFETGRYDQQLWSQSQNFTLNAAWTPTDRLKANFDVQYLKSYYNADRNGHVLSLYSQSGQTGLTAPHKSIVDFDLTGKYPRWEVRDASVLNNPANYTTPYMADSLQRNDADTLSFATDVEYDLEGGFFDKLRGGARYSDNSIDLRGTWHGVCITALGPDANCSAPAGTPLVPLSAHPQLSMPGPSMRWFDGNTVKGGLLYPAFPQGDGVWAQTKALYALFGAQTKDAFTPGDLNSQTEKTYTGWAIADYAGEVAGVQIDGGLGVRVIKTEATSTGTQFNNDGTTTAIDVDNSYTRVLPSFNLRAKLTDTLQARLAYSKGLARPNFDQLSTNLTLNNPNQVNPVTGHPSASSGNPMLRPIESDNYDLTAEWYFNDTGSLTAGVFYKKVDGFLAGGTVLGSYNGVTYDVSTVVNSGKGTVKGVELGYQQFFDFLPGLLSGLGVQANYTYVDSSVSNPFATAGSAAPAQLPLEKLSKNSYNLIGLYEKGPVSARVAYNWRSAYLDQTTGSGANGIPQYAKPYASLDASLSVDINDHVAFSVDAVNLNNRMNVLYIGTPAAPLQYQLNDRRFGVALRITY is encoded by the coding sequence ATGAGGGGTATTCAGTTCCGGTTGATGGTGAGCGCGTCCGTGGCGGCCCTCGGGGTGTGCGCGGCCGCCGGCTCGGCCACGGCCCAGGCGGCCGGCGGGTCCACGGCCCAGGCGCCGTCCGACACGGCCGCCGTTTCCGAAATCGTCGTCACCGGGGTCCGCGCGAGCCTGCGTTCGGCCCAGGCGATCAAGCGCAACGCCGACCAGGTCGTCGATTCGATCCAGGCCCAGGACATCGGCAAGCTGCCCGACGCCAACACCACCGAGGCCCTGCAACGGGTGACCGGCGTCCAGATCCAGCGCCGCTATGGCGAGGGCGCCACCGACTTCGACCACCGCACCCAGCCGGCGATCGCCATCCGCGGCCTGACCCAGGTGCAGAACTTCCTCGACGGGCGCGCGGTCTATTCGGCGTCCGGCGGCCGGGCCTTCGATCTGGAAGGCGTGCCGCCCGAACTGCTGGCCGGCGCCGACGTCTACAAGAACGCCCCCGCCAACATCATCGAAGGCGGCGTCGGCGGCGCGGTGAACCTGCGCACCCGCAAGCCGTTCGACTCGCCCGATCGCGTCCTCAGCGCCACGTTCCGCGGCAACTACTACGATCGGGTGCGCAAGAACGGCGGCTCGATCTCGGGCCTCTACAGCGACCGCTTCGACACCTCGATCGGCGAGGTCGGCGTGCTGCTCAACGCGGTGCTGAGCAAGAGCCGCTATCGCCAGGACGGCCTGCTGGCCGGGCCCTTCGACACGGTGGCGCCCGGTTCGATCGCCAATGGCCCGGCGAACGCCCAGGTGCCCTACGGCTTCGAGATCTATGACGACACCGGCGACCGCAAGCGCCTGGGCATCGCCGCGGCGGTGCAGTGGCGGCCCAGCGACGACCTGCTGCTGACCGCCCAGTACCAGCGGACCAAGTACTGGTTCAACCGGACCGGCGCCTACTATTACGACTTCAACAACCGCTCCAACGTCCGGGACGCGAACGGGAACGTCACCAGCTACGGCACCGATCCGCTGCCGGGCGCGGCCTTCACGTTCAATGACGAAGGCTACGCCACCAAGGGCTCGCTGCAGAACCAGACCTTCGAGACCGGGCGCTACGACCAGCAGCTGTGGAGCCAGAGCCAGAACTTCACGCTGAACGCGGCCTGGACCCCGACCGACCGCCTGAAGGCCAATTTCGACGTCCAGTACCTGAAGTCCTACTACAACGCCGACCGCAACGGCCACGTGCTGTCGCTGTACTCCCAGTCGGGCCAGACCGGGCTGACCGCGCCCCACAAGTCGATCGTCGACTTCGACCTGACCGGCAAGTATCCGCGGTGGGAGGTGCGTGACGCCTCGGTCCTGAACAACCCGGCCAACTACACCACGCCGTACATGGCCGACTCCCTGCAGCGCAACGACGCCGACACCCTGTCGTTCGCGACCGACGTCGAGTACGACCTGGAAGGCGGCTTCTTCGACAAGCTGCGCGGCGGCGCCCGCTATTCCGACAACAGCATCGACCTGCGGGGAACCTGGCACGGGGTCTGCATCACCGCCCTGGGCCCCGACGCCAACTGTTCGGCGCCGGCCGGCACGCCGCTGGTGCCGCTTTCGGCCCACCCGCAACTGTCGATGCCGGGTCCGTCGATGCGCTGGTTCGACGGCAACACCGTCAAGGGCGGCCTGCTCTATCCGGCCTTCCCGCAGGGTGACGGCGTCTGGGCCCAGACCAAGGCGCTCTACGCCCTGTTCGGCGCCCAGACCAAGGACGCCTTCACGCCTGGCGACCTCAACAGCCAGACCGAGAAGACCTATACCGGCTGGGCGATCGCCGACTACGCCGGCGAGGTGGCCGGCGTGCAGATCGACGGCGGTCTCGGCGTGCGAGTGATCAAGACCGAGGCGACCTCGACGGGCACCCAGTTCAACAACGATGGCACCACCACCGCGATCGATGTCGACAACAGCTACACGCGCGTTCTGCCCAGCTTCAACCTGCGCGCCAAGCTGACCGACACGCTCCAGGCCCGCCTGGCCTATTCCAAGGGCCTGGCGCGTCCCAACTTCGACCAGCTGTCGACCAACCTGACGCTCAACAACCCCAACCAGGTCAATCCGGTCACCGGCCACCCCAGCGCCAGTTCGGGCAACCCGATGCTGCGTCCGATCGAGTCCGACAACTATGACCTGACGGCGGAGTGGTACTTCAACGACACCGGCTCGCTGACCGCCGGCGTCTTCTACAAGAAGGTCGACGGCTTCCTGGCTGGCGGCACGGTGCTGGGCTCCTATAACGGGGTGACCTACGACGTCAGCACGGTGGTCAATTCGGGCAAGGGCACCGTCAAGGGCGTCGAGCTCGGCTACCAGCAGTTCTTCGACTTCCTGCCGGGCCTGCTCAGCGGCCTGGGCGTCCAGGCCAACTACACCTATGTCGACAGCAGCGTCAGCAACCCCTTCGCCACGGCGGGTTCGGCGGCGCCGGCCCAGCTGCCGCTCGAGAAGCTGTCCAAGAACAGCTACAACCTGATCGGGCTCTACGAGAAGGGGCCGGTCAGCGCCCGGGTCGCCTACAACTGGCGTTCGGCCTATCTGGACCAGACCACCGGCAGCGGGGCCAACGGCATTCCGCAATACGCCAAGCCCTACGCCTCGCTGGATGCGTCGCTCAGCGTCGACATCAACGACCACGTGGCGTTCTCGGTGGATGCGGTGAACCTGAACAACCGCATGAACGTGCTCTACATCGGCACGCCCGCCGCGCCGCTGCAGTACCAGCTCAACGACCGCCGCTTCGGCGTCGCCCTGCGCATCACCTACTAA